The sequence below is a genomic window from Bacillus sp. S3.
CAGGCATATTAGGAAGTATCAAGAGTGGATTAAAGATGCCCCGCTTGGGAAGAAAAATAAACCTTATTCAGTGGCTACCCTCAATCGAAAAATGGTAATTATTAAAGGCTTATTCAGATTTCTTTTCGATACTAAATATATTGATATCGCCCTCCATCAAAAAATGAAATCATCTAACGTTCGTTCATACGACAGGCCTGATAAAGATTTGAGTTCCGTAGAGGTCATGCAGCTAATTGATTACTTTAGAGACCATCCAATCCTATACGGATTAATATCAGTATTAGCAACTACTGGCGTCAGAATCGCTGAGTTGTGTACAGCAAGGGTTTGTGATTTGACTTATATTGAGGGGGAATATTGGTTAACCGTTATGGGGAAAGGTAAAAAGCCAAGAGAAGTTTTAATTTTCCCTAATGTATTAGAGGCTATTAAGATTTTTCGTTCAAGAAGAAGATTGGATTTAAAGATTGATAGAAGCGATACCTCTCCCCTGTTTACAACAGCTAAAGGTAAAGCATATTCGTTTAAATATCTTTCGAATTATATAACCAATAAGATTAAAACAGCGGATCTTGATTTTGTGAAAATGCGAAAAGAACCGATTAGCCCCCATTTTTTTAGACATGCTTGGGCTATCATAAGTTCAGAACAAGGGGTAAGCCTCCAGGACATATCACAAGGCCTTGGTCA
It includes:
- a CDS encoding tyrosine-type recombinase/integrase, which codes for MKNKMLVLKEDLKNNFLQRLSKSETVSSLTMFLINDSFYTQLLDTIDHSGEEDYSSFNDLEMIYLYVHQQKDLNKKKNRAENTKKEYIRDLLLFYKQLLEHASIFEISIEEVSNYQLFKKINHRHIRKYQEWIKDAPLGKKNKPYSVATLNRKMVIIKGLFRFLFDTKYIDIALHQKMKSSNVRSYDRPDKDLSSVEVMQLIDYFRDHPILYGLISVLATTGVRIAELCTARVCDLTYIEGEYWLTVMGKGKKPREVLIFPNVLEAIKIFRSRRRLDLKIDRSDTSPLFTTAKGKAYSFKYLSNYITNKIKTADLDFVKMRKEPISPHFFRHAWAIISSEQGVSLQDISQGLGHADIKTTMIYLKRKMARKNNAAHAWKGSDILNRI